CTCGATGGTATAGACGCTGATGACGACCAGTGCCCCTGCAATCAGGCCGATCACGATGGCGGCCCATGCTTCGATCCAGCCACAGGGCGCAGTGACGGCGACAAGGCCTGCCAGAACGCCGTTGAATGCCATGCCCACGTCCCATTGCTTGGTCTTGAAATAGACCAGCAGCAGTGCCACCAGACCACCTGCAGCCGCAGCCATGTTGGTGTTGACGGCAATGACGGCGATTCGAAGATGGCCGGCATTGAAGGTCGAGCCGGGGTTGAACCCGAACCAGCCAAACCAGAGGATAAAGGTGCCCAGGGCCGCAAGGGTGATGCTGTGGCCGGGAATGGCATTGGCTTTGCCGTTCTTCGAAAATTTTCCGAAACGGGGCCCCAGGACAATGGCGCCTGCCAGTCCAAACATGCCGCCAATGGTATGCACAACGCCGGAGCCTGCAAAATCGAGATGCCCCATGCCGAAGGGAAGCTTGGAGAGCCATCCGCCGCCCCATACCCAGTGACCATACAGGGGATAGACGAACAGGCTGACCAATAGACTGTAAATCAGGTAGGACGAAAATTTCAGCCTTTCAGCTACGGCACCGGATACGATGGTTGCCGCTGTTGCACAAAAGACCAGTTGCCAGAAAAAATCGAGGTACTTGTTGACATCGTACTGGCTGCCCAAAAGCATGATGGGGCCGGTACCGAAAATCCCTCCGACATCGCTGCCTTTCAGGATCGTATAGCCAATCAAGAAAAAGACCAGTGATCCGATGACGAAATCCATGAGGTTTTTTGCCATGAGATTGGTCGCGTTCTTGGCCCGGCAAAATCCCGCCTCCACCATGGCGAAACCGGCCTGCATGAACATCACCAGAAATCCGCAGACCAGAACCCAGACGAAAGTGAGGGCAATGGTCGGGTCTTTGGCCATCGTGGCAACTCCCAAAGGATCCGGGGTTGTTGCCTCGGCGCTCTGAACAGCGGAAGCGGTCTCGTCCGCAAACGCAGGAAGGGCGGGAGTGATCAGCAGGGAAACCAGTAACAGACATAGGACGATCCATCGATTCATGGTACGGTACTCCTTTCTCGAAATGAATGAATACGATATGCCGATCTTCGTTTGCCTGATCCAAGTGAGGGCAACGAGCAAACCGGCTGGTTCCATTTGTCGAGAAAAGAGAGAGCAAGAAACCTGCCATCCATCAATGTCATAACGAACACACTGTTATCGTATATTATTTATGTGATGAGGCGAATAAGGTGGATCAGGGGGGCGGGGGGTAAATTGAAGGAAAAATGGCTTGGATTCAGGAATGATCGGGGAAAACGGCCGATATTTAGACATACATATTTGTAATAGTCGTTATATCAAAATACAAAAATGTATGTCATAGATCAATCAGCGCATTTTCTGGCATCCCCTTTTTTTTCAGAAAACGTTTATCAGAGCTGGTTTCCTTTGTTCAACAGGATACCGGCATGGTAGGAACTTCGAACGAATGGACCGCTGACCACCCGGGAAAACCCCATTTTCAGCGCTTTTTCCCGGTACATATCGAAATGCGCGGGCCGGACGTATCGTTCGACCGGAAGATGCGCCTTCGATGGCTGCAGGTATTGACCGATGGTCAGCAGGGTGCAGCCATGAGACCGGAGATCGGCAATGGCGTCGAAGAGTTCCGCATCCCGTTCCCCGAGACCGACCATGATACCGCTCTTGACGAGCACCCCTTGCGGATGGCCGGCCGCCTTTTCAAGAAGATCGAGTGAGCGGCGATAATCGGCCATCGGTCGGACGAGCGGATAGAGCCGCTCGACCGTTTCGATGTTGTGGTTCAGCACCGTCGGCCGGGCTTCCAGAACCGCATTCAGAGCCTCGCCATTTCCCTGAAAATCCGGTATGAGCACCTCGATGCCTGCGTCTGGAAGCGCCTCTCGAACGGCATGGATCGTTTCCACGAACCACGAGGCGCCCCCGTCGGGCAGATCGTCCCGGGTGACGGAGGTGATGACGACATGCCGGAGGCCCAGCTTGTGGGCGGCTTTTGCGACATGGCCGGGTTCTTCCGGATCGACGGGTACGGGCAGCCCATTGTGAACGGCGCAAAAGCGGCAATTCCGGGTGCACACCGGCCCCATGATCAGAAACGTGGCCGTCTGATCGGAATAGCATTCCCACTGATTGGGGCAGCAGGCGTTTTCGCATACGGTGTGCAGCTTCTGATCTCGAAGCATGCGGCGGACGCTTTCATAGGTGTTGCCCGTGGGAAGCCTTCGCCTGAGCCATTCGGGTTTGGGGGTAATGCGGGTCATCGGAAACCTCTTTTGGGGTCAGGAGTCAGGAGTCAGCATAAATGCTCATGGCGACGTCGCCGCTCCCGGAGATGAAAATTCGGTCGTCATTCCGGCAGGTGCGGTACTACAGACCGAGGCATTCGCAGGGAATCGCAGGGGCGACCGGCCGGTCGCCCCTACAGGCTGCCCACTGCCCACTGTCTGTATTTTCACGATTGTTTGCCTAAAACACCCGACAGCGACGCGATCCGTTGCATTCGGATATGAAAAACCTTTTCGATGGCGACGACCGTCTGCTGCAGGACCTCGGCCATCGGTATGCCCGAGCCGGTCAGCTCTTTCAGGGAAGTCATGGCAACGCCTGAAAGGCCGCAGGGTTGAATCCAGCCAAACGGCCTCAGGTCGGTGTTGACGTTCAGGGCCATGCCATGAAAGCAGACGCCTTTGCGCACATGGATGCCGATGCTGCCGATTTTCCGCTCGCCCACCCACACCCCGCGGTTCGCTTCATTTCGTCCGGCATCGATGCCCCAGTACGCCAGAACCCGGATCATGACCGCCTCGAGCCCGTCGACCAGATCCCGCACCGAAACGCGCAGGGACTTGAGCCGAACGACCGGATAGACGATCAACTGGCCCGGCCCGTGATAGGTGATGAAGCCCCCCCGCTCGGTTGCGACCACCGGAATCCCCTGGTTGGCCAGCCAATCCTCAGCGACGTTCAGAAATTCTGTTCCCCCGCGTTTTCCCAGGGTGAATACGGGCGGATGCTCGAGAAAGAGAAAAATTCCTCCGGCAAGGTTCAGGGGTTTCGGATCGGCGCTCGCTTCCTGCAGGCTCAGGGCATCGACAAACCGGTGCTGCAGACCGAGCGCTTCGGCGTAGCCCATCCGGCCCAGATCGATCCAGGGCCAGGCGCCGCTATCCGGCTGGTTCACGGTTTCGGCCATGGACTCTCATCCCACAAGACACGGCCTTCTGGCGGCCTCCACCTCATCGAGCCGGGTGACCCGGGTGCGGCAGGGGGCGGCATGCAGCAGGTCCGGATTGCTCTTCGCCTCCGCCGCAATGTTGATCATCGCATCCACGAAACGGTCGATCTCTTCCTTGGACTCGGTTTCCGTCGGCTCGATCATGAGGCTGCCGTGAACGACCAGCGGGAAATAGATCGTCGGCGGATGAAAGCCGTGATCCATCAGACGCTTGGCCACATCGAGCGTGCTGACCTTGTACGGTGTCAGGTCCTTGTCCGAAAATACGCATTCGTGCAGGCACGGCGTTTCGTAAGGCAGGTGGTAGGTATCCTTCAGCCTGGCCCGGATGTAATTGGCGTTCAGGACGGCCAACTGGCTTGCCCGCTTGAGGCCTTCGGGACCGAGACTCCGGATATAGCTGTAGGCACGCACCCAGACCAGAAAGTGGCCGAAGAACCCGACCAGACGGCCGATGGAAAAGGGGAAATCTTCCGAAAGCGCCAGCGAGCCATCATCATTGCGGATGACGCGGGGAACGGGCAGGAACGGGTCCAGAAATTTCTTGACGAGAACGGGGCCAGCGCCGGGCCCGCCGCCGCCGTGCGGGGTGGAGAAGGTTTTGTGCAGGTTCAGGTGCATCACATCCACGCCGATGCATCCCATGCGGACGATGCCCATGAGCGCATTGAGATTGGCGCCGTCGGCGTACACCAAACCCCCTTTTTCGTGAACGATCCGGCTGATCTCGGGGATATGGGCCTCGAAGAGCCCGAGCGTGTTCGGATTGGTGAGCATGATGCCTGCCGTATCCTCGTCCATGACATCCCGCACGGTTTCGGCCAGCAGGATGCCATCCGGGCCGGAAGGCACGGCAACCGGCCGAAAGCCGCACAAAGCGGCGCTTGCCGGGTTGGTGCCGTGGGCCGTGTCGGGGATGATGATCTTGTGGCGCTGCTTGCCTTTGCCGGCGAAGTACGCATGCAGGATCAGCATGCCGGCAAGCTCGCCGTGCGCGCCCGCGGCAGGCTGGAGACTGGCAGCATCCATTCCGGTAATTTCACACAGATCGGTCTGCAGCTTGGCCATCAGGCGCAGCGCACCCTGAGACAGGTTTTCCGGAAGCAGGGGATGGGCGTTGCAGAAACCGGCAAGCCCGGCCTGCCGCTCGTTGGTTTTCGGGTTGTATTTCATGGTGCAGGAGCCCAGCGGATACATTCCCGTATCGACCCCGAAATTCCAGGTGGAAAGACGGGTGTAGTGCCGCACGACATCGATTTCAGCCAGATCGGGGATGTCGGGCGGGCCGGATGCGCGCACCTCCTCCGGCAGAGGGCTTTGGGGAACATCGTCGCCGGGCAGATCGACGCCGCATCGGCCCTTTCGGCCACGCTCCCAGAGCAGGGGCTCATTGAGGGAAAGGCCGCTGGTGGCGGTTTCGTTTTTCATGGGCGCACCTCCGCAATCAATTGGTCCATATCCCAGCGCGAGAGAGTTTCGGTGGCGCAGAACAGGTAGTGATTCTTGAGCTCCGGGTAATGTCTTTCTATCGGAAGCCCGGCGAGAAACCCTTTTTGAAGCAGGTCCTGCCGGATCGATGCGAAGGCCGGCGGTGCCTGGATGACGAATTCGTTGAAAAATGGAGCGCTGAACCTTCGCGGCATGCCGATGGTTTCCAGAGAGGCGGCCAGGTATGCGGCCTTGTTGTGGTTGGTCCGTGCAAGGCTGCGCAGGCCTGCCGATCCGACGCTCGCCAGATAGATGGCTGCCGTCAGGGCGCAGTGCCCGTTGTTGGAGCAGATGTTGGATGTGGCCTTCTCCCGGCGGATGTGCTGTTCGCGGGTGGCCAGGGTCAAGACGAAACCGGGTTTGCCGTTTCTGTCCTTCGTTTTGCCGATCAGCCTGCCCGGCAGCGTTCGCACCAGATCCTGTCGGGCGCCGAGCATGCCCAGCCCGGGGCCGCCGAAGCCCATCGGCAGGCCGAAACTCTGGCCTTCTCCTGCGACGATGTCGGCGCCCTGCGATCCGGGGCTTTTCAGAATGCCAAGAGAAAGGGCTTCGGTAAACGAGGCGACCAGCAGCGCCCCGGCATCGTGGGCTGCGGTTGCGAAGCGGGAGAGCGGCTCGATGCACCCGAAGAAATTCGGGCTCTGGACGGCCAGGGCCGCGGCATCGGTTAAATCGATGCCTGACAGATCCGTTATGCCTTCGTTCGTGAATCCGGCTTCGGTAACCGGATATCCGGTAGGCTTGAGATAGGTGCGGATGACCTGCCGGAAATGCGGATGGATGGCTCTGGAAACAACGACCCTGGATTTTCCGGTTTTGCGGATAGCCATCAGGAGCGATTCGGCCAGGGCTGTGGCGCCGTCGTAGTGGGATGCGGTGACGACATCGACTCCCATCAGCCGGGCCGCCAGCGTCTGGTATTCATAGATGGCCTGCAGGGTTCCCTGGCTGATTTCGGGCTGGTAGGGGGTGTAGGCAGTGAGAAATTCGCTGCGAGTGGCCAGCGCCGGAACCACTGCGGGGATTTGATGGGAATAGCGGCCTGCGCCGACAAAAAGGCGCAGATCGGGCCAGACGGCGTTTTCTTTCGCCAGATCGCTCATGGTGCGATCGAGGTCCCATTCGCAGAGCGGCTCAGCCAGGTGCATGGCACCATCGCTTCTGCAGTCGGGCGGGATGCCGGAGAAGAGCGCATCGATGCTGCCTGCGCCGATGGTCTCGAGCATCCGGCCGATATCCTCTTCGGTATGGGGGAAATAACGCATGGCGCTTATCCTTTCAGCATGGCCAGATAGGCATCGGATGTCATCATTTCTTCAAACTGTGCGGGCTGCGAGCAGCGGATGCGCATCATCCATCCTTCCCCGTACGGGTCGGAATTGACGAGATCGGGCGTGTTTTCGAGGGTGGTGTTGACGGCGACGACTTCGCCCGAGAGAGGGGAGAAAAGCTCCGATACGGCCTTGACGGATTCGACCGTGCCGAAAACGTCGCCTTTTTCGAAGCGGGCGCCGACTTTGGGCAGTTCCACATAAACCACATCCCCCAACTGGTCCTGCGCATAATCGGATATGCCGACGATGGCCTGGTCCGCTTCGCGTTTGGCCCATTCATGATCCGTGGCGTAGTGAACGGTGTCCGGAAAGCGAAGTTCTGAAATGTCTTTCATGATGGTGTCTCCTTTCGGAAAGAATGAAGGGTTCGGGTAGATGGTCTCGCAAAAAGTCCAGCAGTCTCATTCGAGCCGCATGGAAGGGGAAACGCCTTTTTCGTCGTATCGGATCAATTCGGCCGTCCGGGTCAGGAACGGATTTCGCTGGAAGCGGCCTTCACGCGTGGAAACGTGATGGTAACGGTCGTTCCCGGGTTTCCCTGGATTTCAAGGGTGCCTTTCAGTTGCAGGGACACGAGATTGCGCACGAGTTTCAGGCCCAGCGTATTTGCGGAGGCGATTTCGATATCGGCCGGCATTCCTTTGCCGTTGTCCGAGACGACCAGGACGTTCTGATTCTTATCCTGTTGCATCGATATGTCAACGATTCCCGGCTGGTTTTCGGCAAAAGCGTGTTTGAGACAGTTCGAGAGGATTTCGTTGAGAATGATGGCGATTGGGTTGGCATGGGTGATGGACAGAAAAACGTTCTCTGCATGGATGCGGTAGGCGATGTTGCGAAAGGGGGAAGCCAGCGCGCGGATGGATGAGCTCAGGTTTTGGATGAACGCCTGCATGTCGATGTTGTCGAATCGGTCGCTCTGATAGAGCTGGGTGTTGATCAGCGACATGGCGTAAATCTTGTTTCTGGCGCCTGTCAACGCTTCGATCACCGTTGGGTCGGACGAGCGGTTCCTGGTCATGTCGAGAAGCGATGAGATAATCTGCAGGTTGTTCTTTACCCGGTGGTGGATTTCCCTGAGCAGGACTTCTTTTTCTTCCAGAGAGGATTGGTACTGTATTTCGGTGCGCTTGCGTTCGGCAATCTCGGCTTTGAGCGTCTCATTGATCCGCGCGATGTGCGAGGTTCTTTCCCGAATTTGTTGCTCCATTGTTTCGACGGTGATCAGCAGGGCTTCTTCCGAACGTTTCCGGCGCAGGTTCTCACGTTCGAGCCGGTCGAGCGTGTCCCGAAGGGTCTTTGCCATCCGGTTGAAGGAGCGGGTCAGCTCCCCGATTTCGTTGTGGTGAAGCACTGGAAGCGCTTCGGTTTGCGTGTCTCCGATGTGTTGCGGAAGCGCGTCGATGGATCGTCTCAGGCGCTGGATGGGGGAGATGACGCGATTTTCGATGGTTTTGAGCAGACAGAAAATCAGCACGCCCGATATGACGCCAACGGCCACCAGGACGGTCCATGCCCGGTTTCTTGTCTGAATGAGCGCGGTGATAGGCGATTGAATCATCAGAACGGCTACAGGTTCTCCCGAATCGTTGGCAAGGGGGGCCAGAACCGTGACATGGCCGTTTTCGGTGAACAGGCTCTGGACAACCGTTTCATTGCTCAGCATCACCTGATTCAGGGAATCTTCGGAAGGGGGAACGAAAGGGGGATCGAATTTCGGGGAGAGGGTGGTGACAATGCGTTTGTTCCGAAAGAACAGGGCGCTGTTGACATGGAGCGTATGGGCGATGAGCCGTGTGGGCGACTGCCGCAGACTCAGCAACCGGCGGATGATCACGAACCCGATCGGGGGTTCCTGAGCGATGGGCTGGATGGGGGCAACGGCGCTCAGGCACAGGGCCTGGTTCGTCAGCGGGAATTCCGGGATCAGATGCTTTGGAACGTGTTCGGCATCCAGTTCGGCATTGCTGAGCGTTTCCAGGAAGGCTACGGCATCTCCCATTCCCACTTTCTGGAAGAACGGTTTCGCCGGGATGAAGTCGTTCAGTGCATCAGGGGCATGGGCTCTGGCAACCACCTGAAGGTGGGTGTCGACAACGGTCAACATGTCGAGCCCGTCGGATCGACATGTCTGCTGCAATTCTCTGCCGATCTTGTCCCCCATCCGCAGCGGAAGCAGCAGGAAAAGGACTTTGCGCCGGGCATAGATCTGGGCAAGATGGACCATTTCCCGTTCGAGTTCCCTGTGGATTTGCAGGGCTTGCTGCATCTGGCTGCGGATCTGGATATCGGCTTTTTCGCGAAGGACTTTGTCATGCAACGAGATGGCGGCAACGATACCGATCAGAATCGGTGCAATCAACAACAGCAGAAAAGCGATGCCGATCTGGGTTTTCAGACTTCTGTACGCCAAGCTGGTTTCCGGTATGTTGTCCGCCATGACCCGCAAACACTCCGCCTATCGGTAGTGGGCAGTGGACAGTCGGCAGTGGGCAGTATTGTGAAAATCGACGTGGTCTGCAGGGGCGACCGGCCGGTCGCCCCTACGAGGTCCAGCGAAATTCTGTCAATGGAAGGAGGGGCGCAAAACCTGTCAAAACCCAGCAGTCGCAAAACAGCCCGCCCTCCGGTTCAGGACGCGGAAAAAACGAGGTGTCCGTTCAGACACTAGATCATTTCGATGGCGGTAGCCATGGAGACCCCGCCGCCGCCGCACAGGGTGGCCAGTCCCATGGTTTTACCGGTTTGTTTCATGGTGTGCATCAGGGTCACGATGATCCGGGCGCCTGTTGCGCCGACCGGATGGCCCAGACCGATCCCGGAGCCGCGGACATTGGTGATGGACCGATCGAGCCCCAACTCCCGCTCACATCCGATGTATTGTGCGGCAAAGGCTTCGTTCACTTCGATCAGCTCGAAATCCTTCAAGGCCATGCCGCTGCGTTTCAGCAGATCCTGTACGGCCGGTACCGGAGAGAGCCCCATGACGGAGGGATGGCAGGCGCCCCGACCGATGGCCTTGATTTTGGCAATCGGCTGCAGCCCCAGTTCCCTGGCCTTGTCAGCGGACATGATGACCAGCCCTGCGGAACCGTCATTGATTCCACTCGAATTTCCGGCCGTGACTTTGCCGATTTTGGGAATGAAGGCGGCGGGCAGTTTCTGCAGATCGGCCATGGTGAGGCCCGGCCGGAAATGCTCGTCTTTGTCGAAGATGAGCGCAGGGCCTTTTCGCTGCGGCAATTCGACGGGGACGATTTCTTCTCTGAACAGGCCGTCGATGGTCGCCTTTTCGGCGAGATTGTGGCTTCGCAGGGCGACTTCATCCATCTCTTCCCGGCTGATGTTCAGGTGCTGGGCGATGAATTCCGCCGTGTGCCCCATGATATAGGGTTTCCCCTTGAACATGCTCAGCGGCGCCTTTTCGGCATCTACCGGGCCGTCCTCGGGATGGGGAATGATATGAGAGCCGCAATGCAGGGCGTGGATCAGCGCATCGACAAAGACCTGGTCCTGCAGCCTGCACCCCCATCTGGCTTTGGGAACGGTGAATGGAACGCCGGACATGTGCTCGACCCCGCCGGCCAGAATGACATCGGCCATCCCAGCCTGAATCATGGCCATTCCGGAGATGACGGCTTCCATTCCGGAGATGCACACGCGGTTGATGGTAACGGCCGTGACGGAATCGGGAATGCCGGCGAGCAATGCCCCGACACGGGTCACGTTCAGCGCGTCTTCCGGGTTCATGCAGCATCCGTAGCGCACATCATCGATGATGGCCGGATCGATTCCCGCGCGGCGCACGGCTTCTTTCATGGTGACAGCGGCAAGCGCCGCGGCGTTCGTGTCCTTCAACTTTCCGCCGAAGGCCCCGATGGCCGTTCGGCATCCTGAAACAATGACGACCTCTTTCATATCTCCAAACCCTTTCACGAATAATTGGTTGTTCTCCCCTCGGGAATCTCTCCATAGAATCGTTGTCGTTGTCGTTGTCGTAATCGTAATCGTAATCGTAGTCGTAATCGTAATCGTAGTCGTAATCGTACTCGTAGCCCTGATCGTTGTCGTTGTCGTAATCGTAATTCCAACCCCAACCCCAGCCCCAACCCTAACCCCAATCGTACCCGACCTTCCCCTACCCCATCCGTGATCCCGCGCTTACAAGCTTCCGAATCCTTTTTCGTCGATTTGAACGGCAGCCCGGCTGCTGTTGTTCAGTGCCGCAACTTTTCCCATGGTAACGGGCAGAACGGAGCGGATGAACCAGGTTGCCGTCCGGATCTGACCGTCGTAAAAGGCCGCGTTGCGGTTGGAAGCGACAGCCTGCTGGATGGCCTCCGGGGTGTTCTCCTTTACCAGTGCCGCCCGTTTCGGAAAGCTGATGGCCGCGCGCTCCAGAAGCATCCATGCGAGGATCACATCTCCGCAGATTTCGAGAAACGGATGGGCGAAGGCAAATGCGGTCCGATATTCCAGGGAACGGGCCTTCTGGCGCAGGGCCTCGGCTGCCTTTTCGAGGGAATCGACTGCCTGCGAAACCGCTCTTACCAGCGTTTCGAGACCGGAAACCTTCTCCGCTGCGAGTATGGATTTTCGGATTTCCTGGAGCAGGGTGACAAAGACCGTGCCGTTCTTCAGGGATAGCTTTCGTCCCAGCAAATCCATGGCCTGGATGCCGTTTGTCCCTTCGTAAATGGAAGTGATCTTGCAATCCCGCAGGAGCTGCTCCACCGGATATTCCTGGGTGTAGCCGTAACCGCCGAAAATCTGGACGGCCATGGTGCAGACATCGAACCCCCGCTCGCTGCAATATGCCTTGACGATGGGGGTCAGCAACTCCGTCAGATCGCTCCAGTATTGCCGTTCCGCTT
This Desulfatirhabdium butyrativorans DSM 18734 DNA region includes the following protein-coding sequences:
- the lipA gene encoding lipoyl synthase — its product is MTRITPKPEWLRRRLPTGNTYESVRRMLRDQKLHTVCENACCPNQWECYSDQTATFLIMGPVCTRNCRFCAVHNGLPVPVDPEEPGHVAKAAHKLGLRHVVITSVTRDDLPDGGASWFVETIHAVREALPDAGIEVLIPDFQGNGEALNAVLEARPTVLNHNIETVERLYPLVRPMADYRRSLDLLEKAAGHPQGVLVKSGIMVGLGERDAELFDAIADLRSHGCTLLTIGQYLQPSKAHLPVERYVRPAHFDMYREKALKMGFSRVVSGPFVRSSYHAGILLNKGNQL
- a CDS encoding sensor histidine kinase, which encodes MADNIPETSLAYRSLKTQIGIAFLLLLIAPILIGIVAAISLHDKVLREKADIQIRSQMQQALQIHRELEREMVHLAQIYARRKVLFLLLPLRMGDKIGRELQQTCRSDGLDMLTVVDTHLQVVARAHAPDALNDFIPAKPFFQKVGMGDAVAFLETLSNAELDAEHVPKHLIPEFPLTNQALCLSAVAPIQPIAQEPPIGFVIIRRLLSLRQSPTRLIAHTLHVNSALFFRNKRIVTTLSPKFDPPFVPPSEDSLNQVMLSNETVVQSLFTENGHVTVLAPLANDSGEPVAVLMIQSPITALIQTRNRAWTVLVAVGVISGVLIFCLLKTIENRVISPIQRLRRSIDALPQHIGDTQTEALPVLHHNEIGELTRSFNRMAKTLRDTLDRLERENLRRKRSEEALLITVETMEQQIRERTSHIARINETLKAEIAERKRTEIQYQSSLEEKEVLLREIHHRVKNNLQIISSLLDMTRNRSSDPTVIEALTGARNKIYAMSLINTQLYQSDRFDNIDMQAFIQNLSSSIRALASPFRNIAYRIHAENVFLSITHANPIAIILNEILSNCLKHAFAENQPGIVDISMQQDKNQNVLVVSDNGKGMPADIEIASANTLGLKLVRNLVSLQLKGTLEIQGNPGTTVTITFPRVKAASSEIRS
- a CDS encoding ammonium transporter, coding for MNRWIVLCLLLVSLLITPALPAFADETASAVQSAEATTPDPLGVATMAKDPTIALTFVWVLVCGFLVMFMQAGFAMVEAGFCRAKNATNLMAKNLMDFVIGSLVFFLIGYTILKGSDVGGIFGTGPIMLLGSQYDVNKYLDFFWQLVFCATAATIVSGAVAERLKFSSYLIYSLLVSLFVYPLYGHWVWGGGWLSKLPFGMGHLDFAGSGVVHTIGGMFGLAGAIVLGPRFGKFSKNGKANAIPGHSITLAALGTFILWFGWFGFNPGSTFNAGHLRIAVIAVNTNMAAAAGGLVALLLVYFKTKQWDVGMAFNGVLAGLVAVTAPCGWIEAWAAIVIGLIAGALVVISVYTIEGMGIDDPVGAVSVHGVNGMWGLISVGLFADGTYGNYSLEAPFATGLFYGGGIGQLISQVIGVAVAAGWAFGTGYLIFKIMDKVMGIRVNPVEELKGLDVFEHGGSAYPEFFVTNS
- the gcvPB gene encoding aminomethyl-transferring glycine dehydrogenase subunit GcvPB, which gives rise to MKNETATSGLSLNEPLLWERGRKGRCGVDLPGDDVPQSPLPEEVRASGPPDIPDLAEIDVVRHYTRLSTWNFGVDTGMYPLGSCTMKYNPKTNERQAGLAGFCNAHPLLPENLSQGALRLMAKLQTDLCEITGMDAASLQPAAGAHGELAGMLILHAYFAGKGKQRHKIIIPDTAHGTNPASAALCGFRPVAVPSGPDGILLAETVRDVMDEDTAGIMLTNPNTLGLFEAHIPEISRIVHEKGGLVYADGANLNALMGIVRMGCIGVDVMHLNLHKTFSTPHGGGGPGAGPVLVKKFLDPFLPVPRVIRNDDGSLALSEDFPFSIGRLVGFFGHFLVWVRAYSYIRSLGPEGLKRASQLAVLNANYIRARLKDTYHLPYETPCLHECVFSDKDLTPYKVSTLDVAKRLMDHGFHPPTIYFPLVVHGSLMIEPTETESKEEIDRFVDAMINIAAEAKSNPDLLHAAPCRTRVTRLDEVEAARRPCLVG
- the gcvH gene encoding glycine cleavage system protein GcvH, which gives rise to MKDISELRFPDTVHYATDHEWAKREADQAIVGISDYAQDQLGDVVYVELPKVGARFEKGDVFGTVESVKAVSELFSPLSGEVVAVNTTLENTPDLVNSDPYGEGWMMRIRCSQPAQFEEMMTSDAYLAMLKG
- a CDS encoding thiolase family protein, whose translation is MKEVVIVSGCRTAIGAFGGKLKDTNAAALAAVTMKEAVRRAGIDPAIIDDVRYGCCMNPEDALNVTRVGALLAGIPDSVTAVTINRVCISGMEAVISGMAMIQAGMADVILAGGVEHMSGVPFTVPKARWGCRLQDQVFVDALIHALHCGSHIIPHPEDGPVDAEKAPLSMFKGKPYIMGHTAEFIAQHLNISREEMDEVALRSHNLAEKATIDGLFREEIVPVELPQRKGPALIFDKDEHFRPGLTMADLQKLPAAFIPKIGKVTAGNSSGINDGSAGLVIMSADKARELGLQPIAKIKAIGRGACHPSVMGLSPVPAVQDLLKRSGMALKDFELIEVNEAFAAQYIGCERELGLDRSITNVRGSGIGLGHPVGATGARIIVTLMHTMKQTGKTMGLATLCGGGGVSMATAIEMI
- the lipB gene encoding lipoyl(octanoyl) transferase LipB gives rise to the protein MAETVNQPDSGAWPWIDLGRMGYAEALGLQHRFVDALSLQEASADPKPLNLAGGIFLFLEHPPVFTLGKRGGTEFLNVAEDWLANQGIPVVATERGGFITYHGPGQLIVYPVVRLKSLRVSVRDLVDGLEAVMIRVLAYWGIDAGRNEANRGVWVGERKIGSIGIHVRKGVCFHGMALNVNTDLRPFGWIQPCGLSGVAMTSLKELTGSGIPMAEVLQQTVVAIEKVFHIRMQRIASLSGVLGKQS
- the gcvPA gene encoding aminomethyl-transferring glycine dehydrogenase subunit GcvPA, which translates into the protein MRYFPHTEEDIGRMLETIGAGSIDALFSGIPPDCRSDGAMHLAEPLCEWDLDRTMSDLAKENAVWPDLRLFVGAGRYSHQIPAVVPALATRSEFLTAYTPYQPEISQGTLQAIYEYQTLAARLMGVDVVTASHYDGATALAESLLMAIRKTGKSRVVVSRAIHPHFRQVIRTYLKPTGYPVTEAGFTNEGITDLSGIDLTDAAALAVQSPNFFGCIEPLSRFATAAHDAGALLVASFTEALSLGILKSPGSQGADIVAGEGQSFGLPMGFGGPGLGMLGARQDLVRTLPGRLIGKTKDRNGKPGFVLTLATREQHIRREKATSNICSNNGHCALTAAIYLASVGSAGLRSLARTNHNKAAYLAASLETIGMPRRFSAPFFNEFVIQAPPAFASIRQDLLQKGFLAGLPIERHYPELKNHYLFCATETLSRWDMDQLIAEVRP